The Glycine max cultivar Williams 82 chromosome 17, Glycine_max_v4.0, whole genome shotgun sequence genome contains the following window.
GAAGGTGAGGCCGCAAACCAATTCGTTGGCGTTGTGCTTAGAGGATGAGGTCGCAAACCACTTTGCCAGTGTCCTGTGATTGAGGGTGAGTAACAATGCTGTCACGTGGGATTTTTCGACTGAGGGAAAGGGGTCGCTGACGATCGCATAGGGGTGAGACATTTGGGGGAAGGGAATGTTGAGATTCATCAAGAGTATTTTtgttcacaaaattaaaatgggAAGTGCAAGTAGCAAGTTAGAAagtgcataaaataaattttcttctctcttaGTCTGGTCAATGATCCTCTCAAAGAGGCTTAATTATACAACTAGTCTCATACTTATATATTAAAGTTGAATTTGGTCTctgaattattaaaattttcaatttaggccctcaattatttaaaatgaaagaagTATATCCTTTCCATCACATTGGTTAATTATTTGAGGGAAATCGATTTTCTACATCGATTATTATCAAGAGGGTGGACTGAtgtaaaatctttttattttctaaatcgGTTGTTTCACAATCGTATAATTAAGCGAAACAAAATCTCCTAAAACTGAAACCATGAAACGCCGTGTTTTGTACTCAATGGACCAATCTCATAGTCACAGTAGTACGATGCTGTGTCCTTCACAGTCAGTGCACCACCTTGTAATCGCACGAACCGCTGCTTTTCTTGTTGGACCGAACCGGAGACACACAaacaacaagtaagtattcgaTTTTGATTTAGGTAACAGCCACTTACTATGTCATATTATTCCAccaattcttttatattttttatcatctgCATACATAATTCGAAATATTCACAAACGTACAAGCTATTGTAAACGTGGCTTCACTTATTAGAGCAGCGCAGCATTGTTTATAACTAACTCACGTATCCTGTTCAATTGACTGAGTTATATTCTTAGTATAAACATATGGTTTAggtttatgatttttgtttcatttaaatgTTGCAAGGTGCTTTAGAGATCGTGTGTTATAGTGGCAGCTTGGATATCTGCAATTCAATTCAAGTTAGTATGTTCTTATATACGTAGGAAATTGTTGGATCCTTTATGTTATATACGGATAAAAAAGCCATTTCCACCTAACACTGCAAAATCTTGCAATCTAAGTCTCATCTAAGTGGATCAGATATTTAGTATTTCATAAGGAACCAAAGCATCCATCCCTAACTTCCGATCCTTCATCCTTACTTAGGCTTCCATTCCAATTCAAGCATTACTAATCTGCAAGATAAAGCAAAAAGTACTACAGAGGCAAGAGAAGGCAAATTAAGAGGAATTTCAAAaaagttgttttgttttttttgggtATTGGGTTTATTTGAAAGAGTGTAGGTTGATGTTACTTGGGTATATAATTCAATTGATCAAAAAGtttggataataataataatatatccaaATGGAGGATCAAGTTTTCTGGTTGGCCACAGTGTTATCCGTAGCCTTCACTCACAAATTTTCTGAGCAAGAGTGTATATAATGAAGAGGTTCTCTGCCTGCTGCTTCACAAGCAGAATCTCCAAGTTTCACTCCCACTGGAAGCACAACCATTCTCAGTCTCAGGTACCTTAATAACCCCTGAGGGCTATTTCTTTCTGTGTCAAAGGTCATTCACTTCATGTTTGCTCAATGGTTCATATTTCTTTAGTGATGTGATGAGATTGGTCATGCCTTTGGCATTTTTGCTTTAGCACCCCCCTTTGATTTGCTTGTTCCTTTTATATTAATGAAGGTCTTGCATTAACCACATTGCATAATTTTGGTAGCCCCACAATGGATGGGGTCTGAGATCTTGCCTCTCAGATGTCCATTTCTAGCTTCATTGCTGAATTTAGTTTTTGCTTTGAAGTGTATTTAAGGTTACTGCTACTTAGAGTTGTCGAGTTTTCATGTGTTAGATTTAGTAAATGTATACATTATGCAAAGTATAATTTGTTAGATGTTTGTGAGTTGCAAGCTAACAAGGACTAATGCTGCAACCAAATTAAATGAGACCTTGATTTAAGGAAGTAGAAGTAAATGCGACAGTAGTAAATGAGGCATTCTTGAGTGAATCTTATggcaaagtaaaataaataaatttagctGGGAGATAAAACATGATATGCACTAGACAGTGAGACTGTAGAACACAATGTGACTTTGGAGAGTTCTTCCCAATTTGTTAAACACAAACACATATCAAGCCGTATCAACCATGCACATTGTTCCTTCTAGGGCATTTACCTCCAAttgttttctgattttttttttttgaaagatcatGGCAGGAAACATTTCTGGTCCAAGTGGGAGCAAGGGTGCTAATATTTTACTTAATCATGACTTCTCTAGTGGGCTGACCTCTTGGCATCTCAATAGCTGCACTGGCTATGTAATTTCATCCAAATCAGGTACTCAAGGAGGAATCCCAATGGATTTGGATGCTAATTATGCTGTTATCACCGACCGAAAAGAATGCTGGCAAGGTCTTGAGCAAGACATCACCAACAAAATTTCCATTGGTTCCACTTACACGGTTTCGGCTTGTGTGGGAGTTTCCGGGGTTTCTCAGGGATCTAGTGATGTTCTAGCTACTCTGAAACTAGAACATCATGATTCAGCTACTCGTTACTTATTCATTGGAAGGTAGAAGATTTTGAGATTTTGTTGTATCTTCTTCcttgttttaaagaaattgaggAAAATGCCCTTTACATGCTTTCCATTATTTTCTACAGAACTTCTGTTAATAATGATAGCTGGGAAAAGTTGGAAGGGACATTCTCATTGTCAACTATGCCTGATCgggttataatttatttggaaGGACCTGCTCCTGGAGTTGACCTGCTTATACGATCGGTAGTGATCAACTGTTCCACTCCTAATGATAATGTAAGTCAATATGTCATGAAGTTGAGTATTTTAATCAATGTTATTTCTTTGTGCAATTCAACCTATTGGCAAAGTCTAATACTGCTTGATAAATATCAAACTCATGATTGCGCAATTGTTATTACTTCTTCTATGGTTAGATTGAAATTGCAAGAAATGTGTTAGTTTGACTGCTTAGTTGTCTTGTGAAATCTGTATGTTTTCAACATACTAACTCATGTACATTATCCTCCTATTTTGAAAGACCACAAGCACAGGATGTGTTTCAGCTGGAGATGACAACATCATAGTCAACCCCCAATTTGATGATGGCCTGAAAAACTGGTCTGGAAGAAGCTGCAAGATTATGTTGCATGATTCCATGAATGATGGGAAAATTGTTCCAAAGTCCGGGAAATTCTTCGCATCTGCAACAGAACGCACACAAAGCTGGAATGGAATTCAGCAAGAGATCACTGGACGCGTGCAGCGCAAGCTGGCCTATGAGGTCACTGCTTTAGTTAGAATATTTGGAAACAATGTCTCTACCGCTGATGTACGGGCTACTTTGTGGGTCCAAACGCCAGATCTTCGAGAGCAGTATATAGGCATTGCAAAGTTAGTATCTGTCTTATTTTTCTATCACCACATTTCACATAGACTCTGAGGCATAATataactttctttttattattcttgaatcttgatgaacaaaacaaaaagatactTGCTATAGTATGATTTAGTGATATAATGATATTAGCATGCTCCTTTAACATTTCTTCCACTTGCTGAACAAAGCTGGTGTGTTCTGAAGTGTGCAGGCAACAGATAAAGATTGGATAACAATGCAGGGAAAATTCCTTCTGAATGGTTCTCCATCGAAAGTGGTCCTTTATTTAGAGGGTCCCCCTCCAGGCACTGACATTCTTCTCAATAATTTGGTCTTAAAGCATGCGGCTAAAACACCTCCTTCAACCCCACCAGATGTAAAGGTTGGACTTTTGaagcttttttgtttttgtaaattactttaataaaattattgctaGTTTTTCCTGAAAATTTGTTTTACACAAGCATTGTTTAAGAATTTAGCTGTTGCCTTATGTACTTTGGTTGTGCTGCCAATTCTATGTTTCAAGTACCTAacagttgattttgttttgcagaATGTTGCTTTTGGGGTTAATATAATTGAGAACAGCAATCTGGCTGATAGCACAAATGGATGGTTTCCCCTTGGCAATTGTACTTTAAGTGTTAAAACTGGTTCACCACATATAATTCCACCAATGGCACGAGATTCTCTTGGTCCTCATGAGCTCCTAAGCGGGCGCTACATCCTTGTAACTAATCGAATGCAAACATGGATGGGTCCTGCTCAGACCATCACTGATAAAGTGAAACTCTTTGTGACTTATCAAGTGTCTGCTTGGGTCCGGATTGGCTCAGCAGGATCATCAGGGCCTCAGAATGTGAATGTTGCCCTTGGTGTTGACAATCAGTGGGTCAATGGAGGACAAACTCAGGTTTCGGATGACATGTGGCATGAAATTGGAGGGTCCTTTAGAATTGAAAAGCAGCCATCAAAGGTTATGGTTTATGTGCAAGGTCCTGCTTCTGGTGTGGACTTAATGGTTGCTGGACTTCAAATTTTTCCTGTGGATAGACACACAAGATTTAGATATTTAAAGATCCAAACTGATAAGGTGACATCAAGTTTTCCTTTATATCTCATTTTATTAGTCTTAGAGAATAGCTTCAGAAACATATGGAATGTTCCTAAATTGCTTTGCACTTGAACTGGTTTGAATGAATAACATttaacacaaaaaagaaaaaagaaattagatCAAGTGATATGCAGATAATATCCTCTAGAATTTGATGCATAGGCATGATGCCACTATATAGATTAACAAATTTACCAATAACCTGTACAAAGGATTGGTTTATGTATGATATGAGAAGTGTTTACCTCCTTCCTGTTTCAAATGGTCCTATATGACCTTCCAACTCGCATATTTCATGAGCTCTAAAATCTGCTCGAGATTACTAAAGAGCATAATTTTTCTTgtgaacaaaacaaaattttccaTGGCAGGAAATAAATGGTACATGAAGCTAAGTATGTTTCAGACTATAGTGCCTTGTCTTAATATTACATGATCCATTCTTCATTGATGGAATATGAGATGATttgcattatttttatatattttaatttatactgaCTTGCTGGGTTGCAGATTCGTAAACGTGATGTTATCCTGAAATTCTCTGGACTGGACTCTGGCAGCTATGCTAACACCTCGGTAAAAGTTATACAAACACATAA
Protein-coding sequences here:
- the LOC100818319 gene encoding endo-1,4-beta-xylanase 1 isoform X1 — its product is MKRFSACCFTSRISKFHSHWKHNHSQSQIMAGNISGPSGSKGANILLNHDFSSGLTSWHLNSCTGYVISSKSGTQGGIPMDLDANYAVITDRKECWQGLEQDITNKISIGSTYTVSACVGVSGVSQGSSDVLATLKLEHHDSATRYLFIGRTSVNNDSWEKLEGTFSLSTMPDRVIIYLEGPAPGVDLLIRSVVINCSTPNDNTTSTGCVSAGDDNIIVNPQFDDGLKNWSGRSCKIMLHDSMNDGKIVPKSGKFFASATERTQSWNGIQQEITGRVQRKLAYEVTALVRIFGNNVSTADVRATLWVQTPDLREQYIGIANVQATDKDWITMQGKFLLNGSPSKVVLYLEGPPPGTDILLNNLVLKHAAKTPPSTPPDVKNVAFGVNIIENSNLADSTNGWFPLGNCTLSVKTGSPHIIPPMARDSLGPHELLSGRYILVTNRMQTWMGPAQTITDKVKLFVTYQVSAWVRIGSAGSSGPQNVNVALGVDNQWVNGGQTQVSDDMWHEIGGSFRIEKQPSKVMVYVQGPASGVDLMVAGLQIFPVDRHTRFRYLKIQTDKIRKRDVILKFSGLDSGSYANTSVKVIQTHNDFPIGTCISRTNIDNEDFVNFIVKHFNWAVFGNELKWYWTEPQQGNFNYKDADDMLSLCQKHKIQTRGHCIFWEVDETVQQWIKSLNKNDLMTAVQNRLNGLLTRYKGKFSHYDVNNEMLHGSFYQDRLGKDIRANMFKTASQLDPSATLFVNDYHVEDGCDTRSCPDKYIHHILDLQEQGAPVGGIGIQGHIDCPIGPIVSSSLDKLGILGLPIWFTELDVSSVNEYVRADDLEVMLREAMAHPTVEGLMLWGFWELFMSRDHSHLVNAEGDINEAGKRFLALKQEWLSHSRGHVDEQGQYNFRGFHGTYNVQVVTPSKKISKTFVLDKGDSPLVVSIDL
- the LOC100818319 gene encoding endo-1,4-beta-xylanase 1 isoform X2; amino-acid sequence: MAGNISGPSGSKGANILLNHDFSSGLTSWHLNSCTGYVISSKSGTQGGIPMDLDANYAVITDRKECWQGLEQDITNKISIGSTYTVSACVGVSGVSQGSSDVLATLKLEHHDSATRYLFIGRTSVNNDSWEKLEGTFSLSTMPDRVIIYLEGPAPGVDLLIRSVVINCSTPNDNTTSTGCVSAGDDNIIVNPQFDDGLKNWSGRSCKIMLHDSMNDGKIVPKSGKFFASATERTQSWNGIQQEITGRVQRKLAYEVTALVRIFGNNVSTADVRATLWVQTPDLREQYIGIANVQATDKDWITMQGKFLLNGSPSKVVLYLEGPPPGTDILLNNLVLKHAAKTPPSTPPDVKNVAFGVNIIENSNLADSTNGWFPLGNCTLSVKTGSPHIIPPMARDSLGPHELLSGRYILVTNRMQTWMGPAQTITDKVKLFVTYQVSAWVRIGSAGSSGPQNVNVALGVDNQWVNGGQTQVSDDMWHEIGGSFRIEKQPSKVMVYVQGPASGVDLMVAGLQIFPVDRHTRFRYLKIQTDKIRKRDVILKFSGLDSGSYANTSVKVIQTHNDFPIGTCISRTNIDNEDFVNFIVKHFNWAVFGNELKWYWTEPQQGNFNYKDADDMLSLCQKHKIQTRGHCIFWEVDETVQQWIKSLNKNDLMTAVQNRLNGLLTRYKGKFSHYDVNNEMLHGSFYQDRLGKDIRANMFKTASQLDPSATLFVNDYHVEDGCDTRSCPDKYIHHILDLQEQGAPVGGIGIQGHIDCPIGPIVSSSLDKLGILGLPIWFTELDVSSVNEYVRADDLEVMLREAMAHPTVEGLMLWGFWELFMSRDHSHLVNAEGDINEAGKRFLALKQEWLSHSRGHVDEQGQYNFRGFHGTYNVQVVTPSKKISKTFVLDKGDSPLVVSIDL
- the LOC100818319 gene encoding endo-1,4-beta-xylanase 1 isoform X3, translated to MDLDANYAVITDRKECWQGLEQDITNKISIGSTYTVSACVGVSGVSQGSSDVLATLKLEHHDSATRYLFIGRTSVNNDSWEKLEGTFSLSTMPDRVIIYLEGPAPGVDLLIRSVVINCSTPNDNTTSTGCVSAGDDNIIVNPQFDDGLKNWSGRSCKIMLHDSMNDGKIVPKSGKFFASATERTQSWNGIQQEITGRVQRKLAYEVTALVRIFGNNVSTADVRATLWVQTPDLREQYIGIANVQATDKDWITMQGKFLLNGSPSKVVLYLEGPPPGTDILLNNLVLKHAAKTPPSTPPDVKNVAFGVNIIENSNLADSTNGWFPLGNCTLSVKTGSPHIIPPMARDSLGPHELLSGRYILVTNRMQTWMGPAQTITDKVKLFVTYQVSAWVRIGSAGSSGPQNVNVALGVDNQWVNGGQTQVSDDMWHEIGGSFRIEKQPSKVMVYVQGPASGVDLMVAGLQIFPVDRHTRFRYLKIQTDKIRKRDVILKFSGLDSGSYANTSVKVIQTHNDFPIGTCISRTNIDNEDFVNFIVKHFNWAVFGNELKWYWTEPQQGNFNYKDADDMLSLCQKHKIQTRGHCIFWEVDETVQQWIKSLNKNDLMTAVQNRLNGLLTRYKGKFSHYDVNNEMLHGSFYQDRLGKDIRANMFKTASQLDPSATLFVNDYHVEDGCDTRSCPDKYIHHILDLQEQGAPVGGIGIQGHIDCPIGPIVSSSLDKLGILGLPIWFTELDVSSVNEYVRADDLEVMLREAMAHPTVEGLMLWGFWELFMSRDHSHLVNAEGDINEAGKRFLALKQEWLSHSRGHVDEQGQYNFRGFHGTYNVQVVTPSKKISKTFVLDKGDSPLVVSIDL